In Montipora foliosa isolate CH-2021 chromosome 9, ASM3666993v2, whole genome shotgun sequence, the DNA window TCTCTCCCAGATCCACCATATTTTTCCAAATACTACGGGTGTCATCTCTCAGAGGTTTCAGCGGTGTTAGGCCTTCCAAACACGCCACGCTCAGATAGGCAGCTGAGCGGTCTAGGGGTTGGCGAGCCAAGGACAGTAGGATATCGTGAATGTCTTGTCTTGTGGCATTTCGTCCATTTATCGCCAGCGCTACGACACGCTCCAATACTTCTGGGTGACATCGGGCACAGTCTTCAGTAACATAGAGCAATAAATTAGCACTGTTGTTTCTCAAAGTGGGCAAATATTCGTCGACGAAATAATGAAATTCTGGCAGGCCGTTTGGTAAAATTCCAGGATAGCGGagtattttttgaaacaaagacCTGACTTCGGACATATCGTAAAGACCTCTCTTGGTAACCCTATTAAACATGGTGTTTTTCAAAAAGAGCTAGTTTCGGTTTGTTTCTCGTTTGATTTCCCGAACCACGGATCCTGGAGTCTTTTATAGCGTTCGAGTGACGTCATAGACCATCGcagttattttatttacaaaaaaacttAGTCGTATTCGCTACGTCATATTAAACGTCTACCCTACCCCCCTACCCCctacccccccctccccccccctctctctctctctctctctctctttctccaaaaataaaaaaaaaacaaaatgcgtGCTCGTATGATTGTGTCATTTCTACTAAATGCCCGGACCATTAAACACAACTCAAATGTCATCGCAAGATACGTTAGAGATGAATCTGGTTGTAATCAAGTTTCGTTTTTACGACAAAGCGATACAAATTTGTACCACGATCAACCGTGACGAAATAGCTCGCTCATGTAAAGATAGGGGCACGATTTGCCTTCGAACAACCGACGATTTGTTGAATGCGTGGAACGAGATAGCAACACCGAGAAGAGATTTAAACGTCGGTCGCTTGTGTGTATTTTGGTTTTACCTCGATTCGTGCCCAATTGACCATCGACGAAAACGTACACTAAGGCGTGCTATTATCTCGGGCGATTGGAACGATTTACCCAAGATAACCGACGTATTGAAATTGTCCCTATATGGCGTCATTCGTCGGGCACGTTATTACGCTGGTAGACGCATTTTCCTGACACTGACACTAGACTGTTTCGTCTGTATGATAAAATCGTGAAATGACGCAATACGTGAATCACCGGCTGTATATAAATGTAGCAGACGCAGAGGAGATTCGTTCTACGACCAGAAACACCACGGACCGATGGAGTTTTTACACACCGTGCGACCGTGTATAGAATATCTGAAGGGTATGTGGAAAGAATTACGGGGCGAATGCCAAGCGAACATCTCTTGCTACGAGGAACTGTTGCCCATTGTCGAATCGATCTTATTGCTGCATTCATTTCATCACAAATCTACCGATACAAGTTGTCCAGTCTACGAGAGCTACAAACCGCTGGATGTACTTTTTGTTTTGAACGCGTCTGTTTCCAGCGACGAATACTTAGAACGATGGAGTTTGTGCCATGTCACCAATGACCCATTCCCGAGTTCGTACGTGGACAAAACCGAAAGCCGCGAGTCAGTAATGGTTTATAACGAACTCGATCAGGAACTTGGTGAGAGTGACGAAACACACACAGAATCAGACGAGAAGGCCTTGCGATGGTTGTTTAAGTATGACCAGCGCGTAAGACGTTCTAGAAAAAgacatttgaagaaaaaaaaaccaaacgaaAAAGACAAGCGTTTACTTTCGGGATGAATGTATCGATCTcaataaagtttgacaataaagaaatcgtgttgttttttatttttcgttaaTAAAGGTCCGcggtttccccccccccccccttccttggTAGGTCGCGTGTATCCGATATACCTCctcaacattttaatttttaacccatATTTTTTTGTTCTCTACACTGAATCACAAGCCGTTAAGGTAATCAATCGAATGGTGGATTTTTGTTTAtctattcatttattcattttttcaaTGTAGTACCATTTTTATAACTTTGTAGAGACActcgatttttttctttgatcgtCTAAAGAATTCACTTCACTTCATTGCAGCAATGATGTCCTTATAACTTTGACTGTGGAAGACCGGTTATCACCGGAAACAGACGTGGATACTAGAGCAACCGGTTCAACTTGTTCAACGCTCGGGCATTGTGGGGGTCCCATCGCATCGGTTCTTTTCCTTCGCCTCCTTCTGTACATAAGGGGAACACCACGACAGTGCTTAGACATTTGCTTCTTCGGTGGTGGGCTACTGAATTATCGGAGGTGAGTAATAATTTGACTTCAAAAGTATGTGGGTTGTATTCGTCATGATTTAATCGTGTCCGATCCAATTAATATGTCTATTCATCAGGGGTAAAAAATAATTCGACTTCAAAATATACGTATCGTATTCGTCACAGTTTAGTCATACTTGAGTATCCATATGAGGCTTCAGTGGGTCGGGCCCCATAGCGAGGTTCGCAATCAGACCaacatcatatatatatatatttttttctgttttattttcgaCATACCTTACATCGCATAAAAAAAACTACATTTGTttagtgattaaaaaaaaaaagaaaaaaccgtACTAATCCTCGCGTTTCTCGACGTCAGAGAGAAACAGTTTCCCATGCTCGGCAAATACTAGTAATCAGACAAACAACGAGTGGTTCCAGGTTGCCCGTGTCTTGCGCGTACACGAGAGTCGCGACATAGTTTTTCTCTTCGCAAACGGATACGGGAAATGGCTGGCAAGACGACATGACATAGCTACACAGAATGTGACAAAGCCTCCCGTTCCCATCGGCAAACGGGTGTAGTTCAGAAAATTACAAAACAGTCATGCACACGTTCGAAACAACGAATTCCGTACGAGCCTCTACAGTCTTCAAACATGCGATTGTAACGATCGAGAACAGACCCCAAAGCCAGCTCCATGTCCTTTGGTACTGGATAGAAACGTAACCTACCATCAGGCCTCGCGGAATACCTTTGTTTGTCACTCACTCTCCCAGCCGGCGTTTTGTCACCAAAATACGGATCGTTACGAAACAACACGCCATGTGTGTCGCAGACCAGGCTCTCTTCCAGTAATCCCCAATCAGTGGGTCTTTCTCTTGTGCTAACGTGATCTAGAAGAAACCGCAAAGCTTCTGATACGTTTCCTCCATCTACCAATTGGGGTCGTCTCGCGCACACGTGGGACAAACCGAGTCCCGACAAACACTCGGACAACCGCGGGCGACGGTCGGCGACTCTTTCGCCATTTGAATCGCCGTTTCAGATGTACGAGTTTTTATCTCTTATACGTCATCGTCGTGCTATAACCGTTTTGCTCTCGTAGCCACTAGTTCGTCCCAACGTAGACAAATTCTCGTCGGCGTATCCTTCATGACTTTTTACAAGTATGCGTGAACCGCGGCGATGGTGTTCGATTTGCGCTCGTTATGGTACATCGTATCGTCGCGAATATATCCAGCCAGAAGACAAATTTTTCGTGTAAGATAACACACTGGGCATTCCCGATCCTACGTTCCTTGTACTTACGTGTGGCCGTCCTCCAGCTTGTATGCATCATCTCTGGGCCTGAGCTATCCAGATGATCATTGGTTTCTTCTCTTGGTCAATAAGCGTGAACGTAACTTTCTGTGTTGAAAGGCCACGAAAGTAATGGCGTCAAACACCCCCCTCCTCCTCGCATCATCACGAGAAATATGGAACATGGTTCGCGTTTCCACGACCCTCTCCTCGTCTCCTGTCGTCTTCGAGGAAGATACACGAGACATTGACATCGGTAACCTATTTATCTGCCGCGGAAGTGTAAAAAGGGGGACTCTCTATCCGTGTACATTTTCCTGAAATTGCATCTtgaaatctgcgttgaacatcGTCAATCTTCATACTATAGGTTCCATCGTACGACTAAGTGGAAAATAGCCTGGGCTTGCTCTTGTATCTGTATTTCGTGTAATCTTAAATGATGATCTAATCGGTCCGATTCACGACTGCCAGATGGCGAAGATCGCGGGGGTCTCTAGAACCCCTCATCGCCTCGATTTCTGCACCCATTATCGACAACCTTTCGTCGAATAAGTTTAATTGTTTTCTTAACATCTATCACCACCGACCTCAGATGCTTCAGGCGCTCGAGAATTTTTTCCAGATGCCTAAGACTCCCCTCTATCCTGACCATTTTTTCTTGATGCGCGAATAACGTATTTTTATCAATGTCGCAATCGTTTGCTGCGCAGACAATCGTTTCTCGTGTTTCTTGTTCGCTTCCACGCACGAATCTACGGTTTTTTGGTGGAGCTCTAACCGTGCTAGGACCACTCCAATAAAATCACCCGCAAGAATTAAATGTTCGGGTGCATTGGAACCGATGTGATCGTCCAGACTTTCTCTGGGACCGGCGAAAATTGCAGCCGACATTGCTAAAAACGCAAACCGTCGGCATTTTAGGGCACGATTTTTCGTGTTCCGGTAGCAATTCTCTGAAGAATTTGTCTCGATTGCAACCGTGAGGACATTCCACGAGAATCCTGGGGCATTCTTTCAGATGATCCGACGAGTCCTTTGCTCGATGTTCGAGTTCGCAATGCTCGCAATCGACCAATCTGAACGGACAGTCTTTCTCTATGTGATGTGCTAACTCGGACTTCGGTACGACTGCATCGCATCCGTGACTAGAGAAGACGCAATTCACGTCGGCATAAGCACACACGGAGTAGTGTTCCCGAAATCTTGGGTATTCACCCTTCCATTCGCACCCTCtctttttgtttgaacaaaAGCACTTGAACTCGTACAGTTCCCGTCTGGCGAATACATCTGGAACCACTTCTTTGCGTCGAATGTTTTGCAGATCGCGCGGGCACTTTCCCCAACCGTCCTCCTCCGCTGCGAACACGTCATCTACACATTCGCTTGCAACACCTGTACGATACCCCAAAAACATACACACCGTTTTTAAcgattttgacatttttaaaCGACTCGAACACTTTACTCTAATACTCACCTATGCCACCACGGAAATTGCATGGGATCGTGACGAAATCTGACTGGCACTTGACGGCACTTATGACAATCATCCAATGTTCCACTTACGAATTCGACATCGCCCACCAAAATAGGACATGTTTGCAAAACCAGAACGCGAGAGAGAGATAACACTGGATAGACTTGTGCTTTCGGCGAAAAGAAGATACGTCACTATATACCCTTCCTCTCGTGCAAACTATAATATAAATATACGACGAACGgagaaaaacgcgaaacatacGTAATGAGAAAAAAGTTACGTCATCATCCCGGATactccccccccctccaaaaaaaaaaaaaaaagaaaccatccCAATTACATCGAGTCACATCGTAATCGGTGATATAACGTAATTATCGTCATGTACTCGGTCATAGACATCTGAAACTCGTTTCGTGCTACAGTGCGTATTTAGGGCGTTTGTCTAATGGTGTGCGAATCGAGTCCATAAAGACACTTCGGTACGCATAAGCATGTATATGACGTCTTGTGTCGATGTCGTAGTAAACGACTCGTGACACAACAGCAAATAACTTTCCCTCGAAGGCAATATAATCAGTCACAGTACCGGAACAATTTCAATAACTAAACGTTTGCCGAGATGGAAGCTCTGCTGTCGATTGTGGTGCCTTTCCAGATGGTCGGAAAAAGCGAAGTGCCATACGCTGTTTTTTCACCGTTTGGCGAGAGGCACGAGGAACTCGATTATTAACTGGTAGGCTTGGGATACGAAATGCAAGGAATCGATCCGAGATTACTTCAGCGGCGGTTTTCAAAGACATAAACGGAAGCCTTCGTTCTGATCAGTTAGCAAAGGATGGACGGCGGCTGAAGCGATTATTGAGAGTATCTTCGCACCATTCAAGAGATATTGAACCCTCGACTGGCTGCGGAAGATTTTCCTTGAGACAGATACTAGACGTTCCGTcccgaaaaaaaatcattgaatgTTGTGGACTCAGCAGAGAGGATCGGGACTAATTTAGCATTTTGTTGACTAGATGAGTGTAATTTTGACGAAGAAGAGTGTAATTGTAAGCATTTGTTGTGACGGCATCGActgtaaattttattgtagtgACCACGATAAAACATGGTCGTAGTTCGGTTGCCAATTTTAACgcgcaaacaaaaaaaaaacaatcaagcTGATGTTCTGTGTTATTTTGTTCGGTGCCATTCCGAATTGACCTGTATCATTCCTTTTGGCTTTTGCCAGTCAAACTGAAAGAGCGCCACGAGCGGCTTGCGCCGATCATGTGTGGTCCCTTTTTAACTTTCGCAACCACGATCCACGACTTACGCGACAAagtgtgttggttctttttttaTGCCTCGACTGGATTATGACCAAAAAAGGGTCGTGAGAAGAGagagagatttttttttgtattctggTTCTGTCGTAAGAACGCGCTGGTACTACCCAGAAACTTGAATGTGGTCGTGTTTAAAATTATCAAGACTCGTGAATTGAAACTTGAGTGTAAAGGGTATCGAGACACATTTATGTCTAGATCCCTTAATTTAAGACTTACAACGTAAATAATATCAAATATTTATCTacaacaaaaaacccaaaacgACGGGTTGTCCATTTTATCTTGGGGGCATTCTTTTCAGATTAAATCCGACGGATTCCTTTGCTCGATGTTCGAGTCGCGAATGCTCGCAAGCGACCAATCTGAACGGACAGATCTTTCTCTATGATGTGCTAACTCCGACTTCGGCACGACGGCAACGCATCCACGACTAGAAAAGACGCAACTCACATCTGTCATAAGCACACACGGAGTAGTGTTTCCCGAAATCTTGGGTATTCACCCTTCCATTCTCAccctttctttttgtttgaaacAAAAGCCCTTACACTCCGAAAGCAGTTATCCCGTTTGGCGTATACATCTGGAAACACTTCTTTGCGTCGAAAGGTTTGCAGGTCGCACGGGCAACTTTTCCTACGATGCGCCCTTCCTCCACTGCGAACATGGCATTTAAGCATCTCGCTGCAACACCTGTACGATACCACCAAAAACATACACAAccgttttttaaccgatttttGACCATTTTTCAAAGCGACTCGAACGAGTTTACTCGAATACTCACCTAGGCCGACACGGAATTGCATGGGATCGTTAATAATCTGACTTGCACTTGACGCACCTTTATAACAATCATCCAATGTTCCACTTACGAATTCGACCTCGCCCACAAAATAGGACATGTTTGTCCAAACCAGAACTCGAGAGAGAGATAACCTGTATAGACTGGTGCTTCGTCGGCCGAAAAGAAGAGACTCACTATATACCCTTTTCTCGTGCAAACTATATATAAATATAACGACTAACGGAGAAAAAAAACGCGAAACAGGACGTAATGTGAGAAAAAAGTTACGTCATCGGGGAGTACGCCCCCCGcgcctccaaaaaaaaaagaaaaattgcccAATTACATCGAGTTAACATCGTAATCGGTAATGTAACGTAATTGTCGTCATGTACGCGGTCATAGACCATCTGAAGGATACGAGGTACGTTTATTTCTAGATCCCTTAATTTAAGACTTACAACGGTAAATAATATCCACTATTTATCTACATTCCAAAAACCCCAAATGACAGGtttgtcatttttattttgttttagtcAATGTTCATGAAATACTCGACTCGAGTGTTCNNNNNNNNNNNNNNNNNNNNNNNNNNNNNNNNNNNNNNNNNNNNNNNNNNNNNNNNNNNNNNNNNNNNNNNNNNNNNNNNNNNNNNNNNNNNNNNNNNNNATACCCTTGGTGaattgattcagtgaaaacacgagtGGTTAAGTGTTTAATGAATGGATCAGTCACAGTTAACACAGAATTGGTCAGTGCCAAAGACCACCGGTGTAattatccttgtcaaaatgacaaagtcaagtcttgaatgATCGGCGTACTTTGACATGATAtgcagtgaaacggcaaacggtcccgcttaccgtacattggttcagtgatgtgacaacggttcagagtagtttgaaatggcttattttatctTCAACTGGGTTAATCGTGAACCGCAATGGTCTACCCTAACATTGATCGGTTTACCATAATGTCAAAACGGTTTAGTGTTACCACAAATGCTTAGCGTGACGACAAATGGTTTAGTAGAaagcgaaatggtttagtgttgcaGCAAATGTTTTGCGCcggaaccgccaaaaatacaaaactgaAATGGAACAcgtcaagattgaaatggaatgTGGGGTCTTACGTCACAACCCATACGTCATTCAGATAAATATTGGCGCGAATTGCCCCAACGAGGCTCGTACCGCGAAGTGCACAAGTCGGATCGGGAACAGGTTATTTCTACCAGTACTGCCTCGTTTACTCGACTCGGTGATCCTTATTCCGGTAGaatccttctttgttttttgcctagtttagctggattggttaatttttctactctgatcattttgccgtgatatcggcaagtttataaataaattgGTTTATTGCTACCTATTGCAGTGAGAACTGAATTACAGGTAGGGTGAGAAATATCTGAAGTAATAAGTAATACAAAATAAGTATGTAAGGCGCTTAGAAATCTAAATAGGTGGCATATTTGCACGTTACAAACTGTGCAAAACGGTCGGTGTTGGTTTGTTTTGTTACAATGTTGGTATTCCTTCTAAGATTGTATGGGGATTCCCTAGGCTGAAGAGGCTGAAGGCAGCAACTCATCTTAGAATGTACGTCAAACACTGagagtttatgcaacagaatgTTGTGATCTATTAAGTCAAAAGCCTTTCGGAAATCAGCAAAAAACAATCGGGCAGAGCAATTGCCGCGGTCGAGATTTTATAGGACAAGATGGAGAATATAAGCAATAGCCTGCTCAGTTGATTTTCGGAGTGATGCAAACTGCTTAGCGTCGAGATCTGCAAGAACGGCAGGCGCGAGCCTAGATAGTGTAAGCCCTTCCATGACTTTTGATATTTGGCAAGTCAAGGAGATAGGTCTAATATTGTTATGACAGATTGTGCTGGTCTCTTCTTAGGGAGAGGACGGACACAAGCTGACTTGAGGAGTGGAGAAATAAAACCTTCCCTCAAAGAAGAATTATAGAGTTCGCAGATGCCCGGCGCCAACTCGAAGGAGAATGAGGAGAACGTTCGGAATACCGTCCGGCCGGGAGATTTTCCTGACTTTAATAGAGTTAAGTGCTCCTTGCACCTCTCGAACAGTTGAGAACAGATCCTCCGGGATCACGGTCAACGCTTGTACGAGACACGTCGGCAGAAGTTAGTGGCGAGAGGGGGGACGTGAGACCAACGAAAAAGTCGTTATTTTTTTCACACTAGGTACCCAATGAGGTCAGCGGTGTTAGGGACCAGAAGTTGATTATACCACATGTCATCCTTCGCGGGGGACGTCAGAGATATTTTTCACCTCTTTCCACCATCTGCTAACATTAGTGCACTTCAGAGATTTTAACTCTCCTTTCATAGAACTGACGTTTAGAAGTCTTTATCGACGCCTGCACCTTGTTACGCCACATGTGGAAAGATGGAGATACTTTGCCGAACTGTGCGAGGGCTTTCTGTCTCTTTGCAATGAATGCTTTGATTTAGGTGTCAACCAGGGTTTGTCAGTACTGTGCATTCATATACATTCATATACATGAATGTGGATCAAAGCAAAGTAAGCACAGGAGACATGGGCAGgccgtgtttttctttgtcttcaactgTACGCTAGTTAGCCACTGACAATCAGTTTCTGAAAATGTGAGTTTCTGTAGAACCTGAGCAATTTCTCTATCGTTTCAAGCCTTTCCTTGAACCTCTGAGTTAATGTTATATACACTTGCTACCCGTTACTCATAAACAGCTTCCATGTCTTAAAACAATCAAATCGCCTTATCACGAATGCTCTGGTTCAAAGTGTCAGGTAGCTGTTCCGTAAAACGATGCCTCTTGTAACAGTATTTTTGTCAATCCTTTTGTTTCAGGTtacaatttttatcttcagttctaTAAATTCTAATAACAAAGGATTAATCATGGTAAGGTTTTTTTCCCTCTGCAATAGCCAGTTAGAAcatgaagaagatgaaagagGATAAAAGGAGAATTGCAAAGTGAAACTCCTGAACACGGCCTCATAACAACACTTAAAGATAACGCTGACAGGAATTTTAAGGAGGGTCTcatagtgtttttttctttttctttcaattccaTCTGAGTGTTTGACCTAAGTAGATGCCCCTTGACACGTCTGCATTACTGATTGTTATGAGCACTTTTGCTTTATATCGAAACGTGAAACGATGTTAGCATACgagaagaaatttccattttcatGATATAGACATACTGAGCACAGAAAGGAGAGAGACGACCCCACCAGCAATCCGGGTTTTTGTTATCGTGTTTAAAGTGAAGTCCTTGATAGGGAATATTTGGTGAGGGGGTGCTTGACATTTTATCTGATTAACTACTTGCACGTGATTTTTTCTCATGCATGGTTACCCCGTGCAACCCCATGCTCTCTTCCGAATTGTATTGTAACCCCATGTTCCCTCCCAATTTTGTATAGTTTGTCCGTATGGGTGTTTTAGCCTAGTCTTCCCTAATTGTAATTCGTTTGTTAGCAAATTATCAATTAAAACTGTTAATTCGCACCCTTTTATTTTACTGA includes these proteins:
- the LOC137971561 gene encoding TNF receptor-associated factor 6-like, with protein sequence MSKSLKTVCMFLGYRTGVASECVDDVFAAEEDGWGKCPRDLQNIRRKEVVPDVFARRELYEFKCFCSNKKRGCEWKGEYPRFREHYSVCAYADVNCVFSSHGCDAVVPKSELAHHIEKDCPFRLVDCEHCELEHRAKDSSDHLKECPRILVECPHGCNRDKFFRELLPEHEKSCPKMPTVCVFSNVGCNFRRSQRKSGRSHRFQCTRTFNSCG